The Caulifigura coniformis genome includes a region encoding these proteins:
- a CDS encoding FAD-dependent oxidoreductase, whose product MPATLTRSLLTTLFLVVAISLPASNTAAADAATSYDIVVYGGTASGVIAAIEADRLGKTAVVIEPTQHVGGLTTSGLGWTDTGDKRVIGGLSREFYIRLRRYYSNDSSWVHDDPDKHKQFKDGGDAMWVFEPSAAEKTLETMLKETKVVVVRGERIQRDQGAGGVTKNGQTIIRIKMESGREFTGKMFIDATYEGDLMALAGVSYTVGREANKQYGESLNGVQVARGDKHQFVKPVDPYVRAGDKSSGLLPGINTDPGVDGEADKRVQAYNYRVCMTDVPENRVAFQKPVGYDPLEHELLLRNFEAGDLRIPLSVPGLLPNRKTDLNNNFAVSTDWISRNYDYPEAGYKERERILKAHETYVRGFLWTLQTNPRVPEDVRKQVAKWGYAKDEFVDNDNFPYGAYIREARRMVSDYVQTENDCRRVRKAPDSVGLGSYNMDSHHVQRFVDAEGHVRNEGDVQVSPGGPYLISYRSIVPKKNECDNLFVPVCLSSSHIAYGSIRMEPVFMILGHSAAAAGCIAIDRQQAVQDVDYDELRTKLLSEQQVLDLPQGATAKIDLDVSKLSGVVVDNDSAKPTGEWSDGTSIGPFVGKNYAHDGAVGKGCRLTYTLPIKEAGRYELRVSYSANANRASNVTVVVRHADGTEIYRVDQKKKPAIDGVFHKLGVHRLDPGHATVEIRNEGANGHVIADAVQAIPIQ is encoded by the coding sequence ATGCCCGCCACGCTCACGCGGTCCCTGCTGACGACTTTGTTCCTGGTCGTCGCGATCTCCCTTCCCGCATCGAACACGGCGGCTGCTGACGCGGCGACGTCGTATGACATCGTGGTCTATGGGGGCACCGCAAGCGGCGTCATCGCGGCGATCGAGGCCGACCGGCTGGGCAAGACGGCCGTCGTGATCGAACCCACGCAGCACGTGGGTGGGCTGACGACGAGCGGCCTGGGATGGACCGACACCGGCGACAAACGGGTCATCGGCGGGCTGTCACGCGAGTTCTATATACGGCTACGGCGGTACTACTCGAACGACTCGTCCTGGGTGCATGACGATCCAGACAAGCACAAGCAGTTCAAGGACGGCGGGGACGCAATGTGGGTCTTCGAGCCAAGCGCAGCGGAGAAGACGCTGGAGACGATGCTGAAAGAAACGAAGGTCGTCGTCGTCCGTGGCGAGCGGATCCAGCGCGATCAAGGGGCGGGCGGCGTGACCAAGAACGGCCAGACAATCATCCGGATCAAGATGGAATCGGGCAGGGAGTTCACCGGAAAGATGTTCATCGACGCCACGTACGAAGGCGATCTGATGGCGCTCGCCGGAGTCTCGTACACCGTCGGACGGGAAGCGAACAAGCAGTACGGGGAGTCGCTGAACGGCGTGCAGGTGGCCCGTGGCGACAAGCACCAGTTCGTGAAGCCCGTCGATCCCTATGTCCGGGCCGGCGACAAATCGAGCGGACTGCTGCCGGGAATCAACACGGACCCCGGAGTTGATGGGGAGGCCGACAAACGCGTGCAGGCGTACAACTACCGCGTCTGCATGACGGACGTTCCGGAGAACCGCGTCGCCTTTCAGAAGCCCGTCGGCTACGACCCGCTCGAGCACGAACTGCTGCTCCGCAATTTCGAAGCGGGTGACCTGAGGATCCCGCTCAGCGTTCCCGGCCTGCTCCCGAACCGGAAGACGGACCTCAATAACAACTTCGCCGTGTCGACCGATTGGATCAGCAGGAACTACGACTACCCCGAAGCGGGCTACAAGGAGCGCGAACGGATCCTCAAGGCCCACGAAACTTACGTCCGCGGCTTCCTGTGGACCCTGCAGACCAATCCCCGCGTGCCGGAAGACGTCCGGAAGCAGGTGGCCAAGTGGGGCTACGCGAAGGATGAGTTCGTCGACAACGACAACTTCCCCTACGGAGCCTACATCCGCGAAGCGCGGCGCATGGTGAGCGACTACGTGCAGACGGAGAACGACTGCCGGCGCGTCCGCAAAGCGCCCGACAGTGTCGGCCTGGGCTCCTACAACATGGACTCGCATCACGTGCAGCGGTTCGTCGACGCTGAGGGGCACGTCCGCAACGAAGGCGATGTGCAGGTCAGCCCCGGCGGCCCGTACCTCATCAGCTACAGGTCGATCGTTCCGAAGAAGAACGAATGCGACAACCTGTTCGTCCCGGTCTGCCTGTCATCATCGCATATTGCGTATGGCTCGATCCGGATGGAGCCCGTGTTCATGATCCTCGGCCACTCCGCCGCAGCCGCGGGCTGCATTGCGATCGACAGGCAGCAGGCCGTCCAGGATGTCGACTACGACGAACTTCGGACGAAGCTGCTCAGCGAACAGCAGGTGCTCGATCTGCCGCAGGGCGCCACGGCCAAGATCGACCTGGATGTTTCCAAACTCTCCGGCGTCGTCGTCGACAACGACTCCGCGAAGCCCACCGGCGAATGGTCTGACGGGACATCGATCGGTCCATTCGTCGGCAAGAACTACGCGCATGACGGCGCCGTGGGCAAAGGCTGCCGGTTGACCTATACGCTGCCGATCAAGGAGGCCGGTCGATACGAACTTCGGGTCAGCTACTCGGCAAACGCCAATCGCGCCAGCAACGTGACGGTCGTCGTGCGGCATGCCGACGGCACGGAGATCTATCGCGTCGACCAGAAGAAGAAGCCCGCGATTGATGGCGTGTTCCACAAGCTCGGAGTTCACCGCCTCGATCCGGGTCATGCGACCGTCGAAATCCGGAATGAAGGGGCCAATGGCCACGTCATTGCGGACGCCGTTCAGGCGATTCCCATCCAATAA
- a CDS encoding C45 family autoproteolytic acyltransferase/hydolase produces the protein MMSHAVCRLLMAVSVVLFGQATRAAEPPAARPQLPLRLAAPVRPKQLPLSPPSPPFRYTEATHGAGSLKYVGEIPVFTLQGTPEQIGEQTAVLAKEVLPPLLETPKRIIQQFGLNYDLLRPIATAAATSMIGHSPERFRAEMDSLAKYTNADASLLYVANSLTELRRIGGCSAFLVTPDRTATGEMMFGRNFDFPTFGVLDRYSCVMIVRPEGKHAFASIAVPGLTGVISGMNDAGLALATLDVYASRDGSSMFDMNGAPLALTYRQMLEECETVEEARALLEKTPRTTWMNLACCDRNRAVIFEITPKKVGVRDPEGDILRCTNHFMLPDLAVGVRCERFKTLGHLVDFKAGEKFTLEEVHRCMHSVHQSELTFQTMIFEPASLKVHVAFGPGPCTQKPLQVIELADRFAGK, from the coding sequence ATGATGTCGCATGCGGTCTGTCGTCTTCTGATGGCGGTGTCGGTCGTTCTGTTCGGCCAGGCGACTCGCGCGGCCGAGCCCCCCGCGGCCAGGCCTCAGCTTCCGTTGCGGCTTGCAGCGCCGGTCCGTCCGAAACAGCTGCCGCTTTCGCCTCCCTCACCGCCATTCCGCTACACCGAAGCCACGCATGGTGCGGGTTCCCTCAAGTATGTGGGGGAGATCCCGGTGTTCACGCTGCAGGGAACGCCCGAACAGATCGGCGAGCAGACGGCCGTCCTCGCGAAAGAAGTTCTCCCGCCGCTTCTGGAAACTCCGAAGCGGATCATCCAGCAGTTCGGGTTGAATTACGACCTTCTGCGCCCGATTGCGACTGCCGCGGCCACGTCGATGATCGGCCATTCGCCCGAGCGATTCCGCGCCGAAATGGATTCACTGGCGAAGTACACCAACGCGGATGCCAGCCTGCTCTACGTGGCCAACAGCCTCACCGAGCTCCGCCGCATCGGCGGCTGCTCGGCGTTCCTGGTGACGCCCGACCGGACGGCCACGGGCGAGATGATGTTCGGGCGGAATTTTGACTTCCCGACGTTCGGTGTGCTTGATCGTTACAGCTGCGTGATGATCGTCCGTCCTGAAGGCAAGCATGCGTTCGCGTCGATCGCCGTGCCGGGGCTGACCGGGGTGATCAGCGGCATGAACGATGCCGGACTCGCCCTTGCGACTCTCGACGTCTACGCGTCGCGCGACGGCTCTTCGATGTTCGACATGAATGGCGCTCCGCTGGCACTCACGTACCGGCAGATGCTCGAAGAATGCGAGACAGTCGAGGAGGCGCGGGCGCTGCTCGAGAAGACGCCCCGCACCACCTGGATGAACCTGGCCTGCTGCGATCGCAACAGGGCCGTCATCTTTGAGATCACGCCGAAGAAGGTCGGCGTCCGCGACCCTGAAGGTGACATTCTCCGCTGCACCAACCATTTCATGCTACCCGACCTGGCGGTCGGAGTGCGGTGCGAGCGGTTCAAGACCCTGGGGCACCTCGTCGATTTCAAGGCGGGGGAGAAATTCACGCTCGAGGAAGTCCATCGCTGCATGCACTCGGTGCACCAGAGCGAGCTGACATTCCAGACGATGATTTTCGAACCGGCTTCGCTGAAGGTGCACGTGGCCTTCGGGCCTGGGCCGTGCACACAGAAGCCGCTGCAGGTCATCGAACTGGCTGACCGCTTTGCCGGAAAGTAG
- a CDS encoding MoaD/ThiS family protein, whose translation MIVRILFFAKARDLAGAAFAELRLEDGATVADLRRALGHACPALAPVLPRMHVAINNNYAADPDAIPADAEIACFPPVSGG comes from the coding sequence ATGATCGTCCGCATCCTCTTCTTCGCCAAAGCCCGCGACCTTGCAGGCGCCGCCTTCGCAGAGTTGCGACTCGAAGACGGCGCCACCGTGGCCGACCTCCGGCGCGCCCTGGGCCACGCCTGCCCGGCACTCGCGCCGGTGCTGCCGAGGATGCACGTCGCGATCAACAACAATTACGCAGCCGACCCGGATGCGATTCCGGCCGATGCCGAGATCGCCTGCTTTCCACCGGTGAGCGGCGGCTGA
- a CDS encoding anaerobic glycerol-3-phosphate dehydrogenase subunit C gives MDDQQQRIAEDLKGAFEGDLLFDPLTCMQYSGDGSLHQLRPLGVARPRSRDDVALLAHYAHDQRISLTPRGSGTGLAGGCLGTGIVVDFSRYMRNIERIDDATVRVQAGVVREHLNRELRKVERYFPPDPSGSAITTIGGMLGVDGAGSHAIRVGSTRDHVVSIETVLAEGMLIEAGLEPLTDPAPESGENEFESLSAIRQRDPKRAIVDQLGRLLTERRDLIRTHQPALVRNVAGYHLRTVLGHNEINLPRLLVGSEGTLGLFTAATLHTSPLPAHRGVVLVLFGQLEPAVRAVPQIADQQPSACDLLDRRLIALARETDPRFEAMIPKTAEAALLIEQTGFTREQVQSRLRMVLAAIRSVDPSAIVAAQADDPDGVDFLWSLPYRVVPLLTGLKGATRPLPFIEDISIPPNGLGEFLVLAQRVLQRHQVTASLYAHAASGQIHLRPFLATPTPQNAEALESLASDLYEVTFACEGSVSGEHGDGLSRTQFLKKQYGALYPLFGQIKKIFDPRDILNPGKIVEDDPHLSIRHLRPPPLAGENAPLVDLHLNWSREELTEAVEECNHCGHCRTLEDGLRMCPFNRIDPREEASPRAKASALLAVLDGSVDPREMSTEHMKQLVDLCFNCKQCHLECPAHVDIPHMVIESRAQYVAANGLSRADWVLSRAHSFGRLGSTIAPFTNWALKNSGIRWLMERVLGIARDRKLPPFARRTFLTQSARTHGDRRVLSRKPRPVVYFVDHFVNYHDPDLGWAFVRVMEHLGVQVYVPPAQLGSGMALISAGDLEAAREVANHNVRLLGELAARGYQIVCTEPAAVVALAQEYPRLTDHPDVQTVASRVISAGDYLKRFRTPEQLSEGLKSLGPLKVGYHTPCHLKAISPDRALVDILRLIPNLDIRLIDRGCSGMAGAFGLARDHFATSLEIGRGLMRDMQQPDIVLGTTECSSCRIQMQQGTQKATVHPLKLLAIAYGLMPELRRQLQPGSQRLMTT, from the coding sequence GTGGACGACCAGCAACAACGGATCGCTGAAGACCTGAAAGGCGCCTTCGAAGGCGACCTGCTCTTCGATCCGCTGACGTGCATGCAGTATTCCGGCGACGGGAGCCTGCACCAGCTCAGGCCTCTCGGCGTCGCCCGGCCCCGCAGCCGCGACGATGTCGCCCTTCTTGCCCACTACGCCCACGACCAGAGAATCTCGCTGACCCCACGGGGCTCAGGAACGGGGCTTGCCGGCGGCTGCCTGGGAACGGGAATCGTCGTCGACTTTTCCCGCTATATGCGGAACATCGAGAGGATTGACGACGCCACGGTGCGAGTTCAGGCCGGCGTGGTCCGTGAACACCTCAACCGGGAACTCCGCAAAGTCGAGCGTTACTTTCCGCCCGACCCGAGCGGATCGGCCATCACCACGATCGGCGGGATGCTCGGCGTCGACGGGGCGGGATCGCACGCCATTCGGGTCGGTTCGACACGGGATCATGTTGTGAGCATTGAAACGGTGCTCGCGGAAGGAATGCTGATCGAAGCAGGCCTCGAGCCGCTGACCGATCCCGCGCCAGAATCGGGGGAGAACGAATTCGAGTCCCTGTCGGCGATCCGCCAGCGCGATCCCAAGCGGGCCATCGTCGACCAGCTCGGCCGGCTTCTGACCGAGCGCCGCGACCTGATTCGCACGCACCAGCCCGCCCTCGTCCGGAACGTCGCCGGCTACCATCTGCGAACGGTCCTGGGCCACAATGAGATCAACCTCCCGCGACTGCTCGTCGGGTCGGAGGGGACGCTCGGCCTGTTCACGGCGGCCACCCTGCATACGTCTCCGCTGCCGGCGCATCGGGGCGTCGTGCTGGTGCTGTTCGGCCAGCTTGAACCGGCCGTGCGGGCCGTGCCGCAGATCGCCGACCAGCAGCCCAGCGCCTGCGACCTCCTCGACCGCCGCCTGATTGCACTGGCGAGGGAAACAGACCCTCGTTTCGAGGCGATGATTCCCAAGACGGCCGAGGCGGCGCTGTTGATCGAACAGACCGGATTCACGCGGGAACAGGTGCAGTCGCGACTCAGGATGGTGCTGGCGGCGATCCGGTCAGTCGATCCGTCCGCCATCGTCGCCGCCCAGGCGGATGACCCTGACGGCGTCGACTTTTTATGGTCGCTCCCATACCGGGTCGTGCCGCTGCTCACGGGCCTCAAGGGGGCGACGCGTCCGCTCCCATTCATCGAAGACATTTCGATTCCGCCCAACGGGCTCGGGGAATTCCTGGTCCTCGCCCAGCGCGTCCTGCAGCGCCATCAGGTCACCGCATCGCTCTACGCGCATGCGGCGTCCGGGCAGATCCACCTCCGGCCATTCCTCGCCACTCCGACGCCCCAGAACGCGGAAGCACTCGAGTCGCTCGCCAGCGACCTGTACGAAGTGACGTTCGCCTGCGAAGGCTCCGTCTCAGGCGAACATGGCGACGGGCTGTCGCGCACACAGTTCCTGAAGAAGCAGTACGGAGCTCTCTATCCGCTCTTCGGACAGATCAAGAAGATCTTCGATCCCCGGGACATCCTGAACCCGGGGAAGATCGTCGAAGACGATCCCCATCTTTCGATCCGGCATCTTCGTCCTCCACCGCTCGCGGGCGAGAACGCTCCGCTTGTCGACCTGCACCTCAACTGGTCCCGCGAGGAACTGACGGAGGCCGTCGAGGAGTGCAATCACTGCGGCCACTGCCGGACCCTGGAAGACGGGCTGCGGATGTGCCCGTTCAACCGGATCGATCCGCGCGAGGAAGCGTCGCCGCGCGCCAAGGCCAGCGCTCTCCTGGCCGTGCTGGATGGCTCCGTCGATCCGCGCGAGATGAGCACCGAGCACATGAAGCAGCTGGTCGACCTCTGCTTCAACTGCAAGCAATGTCACCTCGAGTGCCCGGCGCATGTCGACATTCCGCATATGGTCATCGAGTCGCGCGCCCAGTACGTCGCGGCCAATGGCCTGAGCCGCGCGGACTGGGTGCTTTCCCGGGCGCACTCGTTTGGTCGCCTCGGGTCGACGATCGCCCCTTTTACGAACTGGGCGCTGAAGAACTCGGGCATCCGCTGGCTGATGGAACGCGTGCTGGGAATCGCCCGCGACCGCAAGTTGCCCCCCTTCGCCCGCCGGACGTTCCTGACCCAGTCCGCGAGAACGCACGGAGATCGCCGCGTTCTCAGTCGCAAGCCGCGGCCCGTCGTTTACTTCGTCGACCACTTCGTGAACTACCACGATCCCGACCTGGGCTGGGCCTTCGTGCGTGTCATGGAGCATCTGGGGGTGCAGGTTTACGTTCCGCCCGCCCAGCTCGGTTCCGGCATGGCGCTGATTTCCGCCGGAGACCTGGAAGCCGCGCGGGAAGTGGCCAATCACAATGTGCGGCTGCTCGGGGAACTCGCCGCGCGCGGTTACCAGATCGTCTGCACCGAGCCTGCAGCCGTCGTGGCGCTCGCTCAGGAGTATCCACGGCTCACGGATCATCCGGACGTCCAGACCGTCGCGTCGCGCGTGATCAGCGCGGGCGACTACCTGAAACGGTTCCGTACTCCGGAGCAGCTTTCGGAAGGGCTCAAGTCCCTGGGGCCACTCAAGGTCGGATACCACACTCCCTGCCATCTCAAGGCGATCAGCCCCGACCGGGCGCTCGTCGACATCCTGCGGCTGATTCCGAATCTCGACATCCGCCTGATCGATCGAGGCTGCTCGGGAATGGCCGGGGCATTCGGACTGGCGCGCGATCACTTCGCGACGTCGCTGGAGATCGGCCGAGGGCTGATGAGGGACATGCAGCAGCCCGATATCGTTCTCGGAACAACCGAGTGCAGCAGCTGCCGGATCCAGATGCAGCAGGGAACCCAGAAGGCGACGGTCCATCCGCTGAAGCTGCTGGCGATCGCCTATGGCCTGATGCCCGAGCTGAGGCGACAGCTCCAGCCTGGCTCCCAGCGGCTGATGACCACATGA
- a CDS encoding ImmA/IrrE family metallo-endopeptidase, with the protein MMSFVVSHPQSLASACDEVAAELLAEAGWGEPPVDAFQLAAELGFEVAFDARQQARGRFKRLAGRPTVFLSPDDRPERLQWAAAHEIGESAAYRVFDRLDIDPLLAASDLREQVAAQLASALLLPRRLFEVDVARHDGDVLALKLRFPTASHELILTGQLRLETLMLASIFDHGELTRRRSNGSLAPPPLMTVERQAQLRAHATGRPAELTGRGVRVQAWPVHEAGWKRELLRTTPLETDDAEDLDIERESPGCEAG; encoded by the coding sequence ATGATGTCGTTCGTCGTCTCTCATCCGCAGTCTCTCGCCTCGGCCTGCGACGAAGTCGCCGCGGAGTTGCTCGCCGAAGCGGGCTGGGGCGAGCCGCCCGTCGATGCCTTTCAACTGGCCGCGGAACTTGGTTTTGAAGTCGCCTTTGACGCCCGGCAGCAGGCCCGCGGGCGGTTCAAGCGACTCGCCGGCCGGCCGACAGTCTTCCTCTCACCGGATGACCGGCCTGAGCGGCTGCAGTGGGCGGCCGCACATGAAATCGGAGAGTCGGCCGCTTATCGCGTGTTCGACCGGCTCGACATCGATCCGCTGCTCGCCGCCAGCGACCTCCGGGAACAGGTTGCCGCTCAGCTTGCGAGCGCACTCCTTCTCCCCCGTCGTCTTTTTGAAGTCGACGTGGCCCGTCACGACGGGGATGTGCTGGCACTGAAGCTCAGGTTTCCGACCGCCAGCCATGAGCTGATTCTCACCGGCCAGCTGCGGTTGGAGACCCTGATGCTCGCCAGCATCTTTGATCATGGCGAGCTCACTCGCCGCCGATCGAATGGCAGTCTTGCCCCTCCACCGCTGATGACGGTCGAACGACAGGCCCAGTTGCGGGCGCATGCCACCGGGCGACCGGCCGAACTGACCGGGCGTGGGGTTCGCGTGCAGGCGTGGCCCGTGCACGAGGCCGGGTGGAAACGGGAGCTTCTGCGAACGACGCCCCTGGAGACGGATGACGCCGAAGATCTTGACATCGAGCGGGAGTCGCCCGGCTGTGAAGCAGGCTGA
- a CDS encoding cellulase family glycosylhydrolase, with product MTLRCRCLTFALLLVACASQALAQSRWTPEKATTWRQQTGWLVGANFGPAYAINQLEMWQADTFDLAAIDRELGWAEDLGMNSMRVFLHHLLWEQDKEGLLKRMDQLLEVAEKHKIRIMFVLFDSVWDPNPKLGKQREPKQGLHNSGWVQSPGAQDLINRERHRLLEEYTKGVIARFKDDPRVVVWDLWNEPDNHNENSYGRNGLKQEPPGKMQITEELLRKTFEWARSVNPTQPLTSGLWVKNRALAPERMIPIERIQIEQSDIISFHSYGNQAEMKQWVAAMKQYKRPLSCTEYMARPMGSTFDPILADLKAEGVDVYNWGFVQGKTNTIYPWDSWKKPYAAEPPKWFHDIFRTDGTPYDVKEVEYIRSVTKGATK from the coding sequence ATGACTTTGCGTTGTCGCTGCCTGACGTTTGCACTCCTGTTGGTCGCCTGCGCCTCGCAGGCGCTGGCGCAGTCGCGCTGGACGCCCGAGAAGGCCACCACCTGGCGTCAGCAGACGGGCTGGCTCGTGGGCGCCAATTTCGGACCGGCGTATGCCATCAACCAGCTCGAAATGTGGCAGGCCGATACCTTCGACCTCGCCGCGATTGATCGCGAACTCGGCTGGGCGGAGGACCTCGGCATGAACTCGATGCGCGTCTTCCTGCATCACCTGCTCTGGGAGCAGGACAAGGAAGGGCTGCTGAAGCGGATGGATCAGCTCCTGGAAGTCGCCGAGAAGCACAAGATCCGGATCATGTTCGTGCTGTTCGACAGCGTCTGGGACCCGAATCCGAAGCTCGGAAAGCAGCGTGAACCCAAACAGGGACTCCATAACTCCGGCTGGGTCCAGAGTCCCGGCGCCCAGGACCTCATCAATCGCGAGCGGCACCGTCTGCTCGAAGAGTACACCAAAGGGGTGATCGCACGGTTCAAGGATGACCCGCGCGTCGTCGTGTGGGACCTGTGGAACGAACCGGACAATCACAACGAGAACAGCTACGGCCGGAACGGTCTCAAGCAGGAGCCGCCCGGCAAAATGCAGATCACCGAAGAGCTGCTGAGGAAGACGTTTGAATGGGCTCGTTCGGTCAACCCCACCCAGCCCCTCACGTCGGGGCTGTGGGTCAAGAACCGCGCCCTCGCGCCGGAACGCATGATTCCGATTGAACGGATCCAGATCGAACAGTCCGACATCATCAGCTTCCACAGCTATGGAAACCAGGCCGAGATGAAGCAGTGGGTCGCTGCGATGAAGCAATACAAGCGGCCGCTCTCGTGCACCGAATACATGGCCCGGCCCATGGGGAGCACGTTCGATCCCATCCTCGCCGATCTGAAGGCCGAGGGGGTCGACGTTTACAACTGGGGCTTCGTACAGGGGAAAACGAACACCATCTACCCCTGGGATTCGTGGAAGAAGCCCTACGCCGCCGAGCCGCCGAAGTGGTTCCACGACATCTTTCGAACGGACGGCACTCCCTATGACGTGAAGGAAGTGGAGTACATCAGGTCGGTCACCAAAGGGGCGACGAAGTAG